The following are encoded together in the Candidatus Tectomicrobia bacterium genome:
- a CDS encoding redoxin domain-containing protein, with the protein MTQDASPRPGAQAPDFRLPSTEGEVRLGEWTGKGKVVLAFYAEDGTPACASQLEGFKAEYGLIRELGASVIGISRDDLASHRAFAGRAGGFPFPLASDADLAVGRAYGVDDPDSRRHRRAVFVIGEDGGVLHADTHFQPGSVPAMTAVFEALGLEF; encoded by the coding sequence ATGACTCAAGACGCCTCCCCCCGCCCCGGCGCCCAGGCCCCGGACTTCCGCCTCCCGAGCACGGAGGGGGAGGTGCGCCTGGGGGAGTGGACGGGAAAGGGGAAGGTGGTCCTCGCCTTCTACGCCGAGGACGGCACGCCCGCGTGCGCCTCACAGCTCGAAGGCTTCAAGGCCGAGTACGGCCTCATCCGGGAGCTGGGGGCCTCGGTGATCGGCATCAGCCGGGACGATCTCGCGAGCCACCGCGCCTTCGCCGGGCGGGCCGGGGGCTTCCCCTTCCCGCTGGCGAGCGACGCCGACCTCGCCGTGGGCCGCGCCTACGGGGTGGACGACCCGGACTCCCGGCGCCACCGCCGCGCCGTCTTCGTCATCGGGGAGGACGGCGGCGTCCTCCACGCCGACACCCATTTCCAGCCGGGCAGCGTGCCCGCCATGACGGCGGTGTTCGAGGCCCTGGGGCTGGAGTTTTGA
- a CDS encoding MFS transporter, whose protein sequence is MREGPTSRRPLHWGWPLGSACAAALAAFGSLVATSGLIERIRADLGLTYAQGGFLLSIPFPLIAFFAVAGGRVVDLLGARRVLMAGGLLVLIGGGGRAWAGGFGGVALGTALVGAGMGLIFPVLPKIVSGGVPPGRRSLGATLYTVSLVSGAGCGVALSHLMGGALGPWLSPGASGAVWRGGYLAWALLLGAALLLWGAVGSGGEEEAEAPPSSASLSQAVLRNPAVWGVAASLFINNLVFYTGLGWLSSLLAGKGWSPAGAAGLVSLMPWLGVAAVLATVPAARAIGGDRRMIAACALLTAAGLAAMPPGGPWLAAAGPALLGFSTNFWFLLCLAFPARRVERAHAGTAGGLIIGVGYLGGFIGPWAAGALRDLAGGFGPAVYALAALSLLGILTAPAFEAGPKE, encoded by the coding sequence GTGAGAGAAGGCCCGACATCCCGCCGTCCCCTCCACTGGGGCTGGCCCCTGGGGTCGGCCTGCGCCGCCGCGCTCGCGGCCTTCGGCTCCCTCGTCGCCACGAGCGGCCTCATCGAGCGCATCCGCGCGGACCTGGGCCTCACCTACGCGCAGGGCGGCTTCCTCCTCTCCATCCCCTTCCCGCTGATCGCCTTCTTCGCCGTGGCCGGGGGCCGCGTGGTGGACCTCCTCGGGGCGCGGCGCGTGCTCATGGCGGGGGGGCTCCTGGTGCTGATCGGCGGGGGCGGCCGCGCCTGGGCGGGGGGCTTCGGGGGCGTGGCGCTGGGGACGGCCCTGGTCGGGGCGGGGATGGGGCTCATCTTCCCCGTCCTGCCCAAGATCGTGAGCGGCGGTGTCCCCCCCGGGCGGCGGAGCCTGGGGGCGACGCTCTACACCGTCTCGCTCGTCAGCGGGGCGGGGTGCGGGGTGGCCCTCTCCCACCTGATGGGCGGAGCGCTCGGCCCCTGGCTCTCTCCCGGGGCTTCGGGCGCCGTCTGGCGCGGGGGCTACCTCGCCTGGGCGCTCCTGCTGGGGGCGGCCCTCCTGCTCTGGGGGGCGGTGGGATCGGGCGGGGAGGAGGAGGCGGAGGCGCCTCCTTCCTCCGCGAGCCTCTCCCAGGCGGTGCTGCGCAACCCGGCGGTGTGGGGGGTGGCGGCCTCCCTCTTCATCAACAACCTCGTCTTCTACACCGGCCTCGGCTGGCTCTCCTCCCTCCTCGCCGGGAAGGGCTGGAGCCCGGCCGGGGCGGCCGGGCTCGTCTCCCTCATGCCCTGGCTCGGGGTGGCGGCGGTGCTGGCGACGGTGCCGGCGGCCCGCGCCATCGGCGGCGACCGGAGGATGATCGCGGCCTGCGCCCTCCTGACGGCGGCGGGCCTCGCGGCGATGCCCCCCGGCGGGCCCTGGCTCGCGGCGGCGGGCCCGGCCCTCCTCGGCTTCTCGACGAACTTCTGGTTCCTGCTCTGCCTGGCCTTCCCGGCCCGCCGGGTGGAGCGCGCCCATGCAGGGACGGCGGGGGGCCTCATCATCGGGGTGGGCTACCTGGGAGGCTTCATCGGCCCCTGGGCGGCGGGGGCGCTGCGCGACCTGGCCGGGGGCTTCGGCCCCGCCGTCTACGCGCTGGCGGCCCTCTCTCTCCTGGGGATCCTGACCGCGCCCGCCTTCGAGGCGGGCCCGAAGGAGTGA